One genomic region from Oryzias melastigma strain HK-1 linkage group LG19, ASM292280v2, whole genome shotgun sequence encodes:
- the LOC112154330 gene encoding bryoporin isoform X2, whose translation MRSDRKGEASDSCPSQSVTCPQKTPCLVTKTSTMPETAEAHSVTLATNRNCTIEITNVSAVFCLVNPKVHMESGFSFSPPQPTVRTTKTEVCSFIKDDNTATGAVGVLTYEMFHMREQSCSELIAIMFSVPFDYTFYKNWLGVGIFDKARGCDDKLFDHMYNSKDFTSFVRQEASGSGVLYQGKEVDVRACMSNEGKAIIKLELYDKMGR comes from the exons ATGAGGTCTGACAGAAAGGGTGAGGCTTCAGACTCGTGTCCCAGCCAATCTGTGACTTGTCCCCAGAAGACTCCCTGCCTTGTTACGAAGA CTTCTACCATGCCTGAGACTGCAGAGGCCCACTCTGTCACCCTTGCCACCAATCGCAACTGCACCATAGAGATCACCAATGTTAGCGCCGTCTTTTGCCTCGTCAACCCCAA GGTTCACATGGAGAGCGGGTTCTCCTTCAGCCCTCCACAGCCCACCGTTCGCACCACCAAGACCGAAGTCTGCTCTTTCATTAAAGATGACAACACGGCCACGGGCGCCGTGGGCGTGTTGACCTACGAGATGTTCCACATGAGGGAGCAGAGCTGCAGCGAGCTGATCGCCATCATGTTCTCGGTGCCGTTTGATTACACGTTCTACAAGAACTGGCTGGGTGTGGGGATCTTTGACAAGGCACGAGGTTGTGATGACAAGTTGTTTGATCACATGTATAACAGCAAAGATTTCACTAGCTTTGTGCGCCAAGAGGCCAGTGGGTCAGGGGTGTTGTACCAAGGGAAAGAGGTGGACGTGAGGGCCTGCATGTCAAATGAGGGCAAGGCCATCATCAAGCTGGAGCTCTATGATAAGATGGGCCGATGA
- the LOC112154330 gene encoding bryoporin isoform X1, translating to MRSDRKGEASDSCPSQSVTCPQKTPCLVTKTASTMPETAEAHSVTLATNRNCTIEITNVSAVFCLVNPKVHMESGFSFSPPQPTVRTTKTEVCSFIKDDNTATGAVGVLTYEMFHMREQSCSELIAIMFSVPFDYTFYKNWLGVGIFDKARGCDDKLFDHMYNSKDFTSFVRQEASGSGVLYQGKEVDVRACMSNEGKAIIKLELYDKMGR from the exons ATGAGGTCTGACAGAAAGGGTGAGGCTTCAGACTCGTGTCCCAGCCAATCTGTGACTTGTCCCCAGAAGACTCCCTGCCTTGTTACGAAGA CAGCTTCTACCATGCCTGAGACTGCAGAGGCCCACTCTGTCACCCTTGCCACCAATCGCAACTGCACCATAGAGATCACCAATGTTAGCGCCGTCTTTTGCCTCGTCAACCCCAA GGTTCACATGGAGAGCGGGTTCTCCTTCAGCCCTCCACAGCCCACCGTTCGCACCACCAAGACCGAAGTCTGCTCTTTCATTAAAGATGACAACACGGCCACGGGCGCCGTGGGCGTGTTGACCTACGAGATGTTCCACATGAGGGAGCAGAGCTGCAGCGAGCTGATCGCCATCATGTTCTCGGTGCCGTTTGATTACACGTTCTACAAGAACTGGCTGGGTGTGGGGATCTTTGACAAGGCACGAGGTTGTGATGACAAGTTGTTTGATCACATGTATAACAGCAAAGATTTCACTAGCTTTGTGCGCCAAGAGGCCAGTGGGTCAGGGGTGTTGTACCAAGGGAAAGAGGTGGACGTGAGGGCCTGCATGTCAAATGAGGGCAAGGCCATCATCAAGCTGGAGCTCTATGATAAGATGGGCCGATGA
- the LOC112154324 gene encoding DELTA-stichotoxin-Hmg2b: MSESAESVAANLKSRRNVTIEITNLTRNYCLINPKVFLESGSCHSPPQPTVRPQKTEVCIFGKTSSKATGTVGVLTYELFERHSNQAKETMALMFSVPYDYNVYKNWLGVGIYQQGKECNKGLYEEMYYNKEQQGFRREEAKGCDLTFSGNSLDIKATMSPMGKAIMKVEVWDKLFTPMAQMSF; this comes from the exons ATGAGCGAGTCAGCGGAATCTGTGGCTGCCAACCTGAAGAGCAGAAGAAACGTCACCATAGAGATCACCAACCTGACACGCAACTACTGCCTCATCAACCCCAA GGTCTTCCTGGAGAGCGGCAGCTGTCACAGCCCCCCCCAGCCTACTGTGCGTCCACAGAAGACTGAGGTGTGCATCTTTGGCAAGACCAGCTCCAAAGCCACCGGCACGGTGGGAGTCCTGACCTACGAGCTGTTCGAGCGCCACAGCAACCAAGCCAAAGAGACCATGGCTCTAATGTTCTCTGTGCCATACGACTACAACGTGTACAAGAACTGGCTGGGGGTGGGAATCTACCAGCAAGGCAAGGAGTGCAACAAGGGTCTGTATGAGGAGATGTATTACAACAAGGAGCAGCAGGGCTTCAGGCGAGAAGAAGCCAAAGGCTGTGACCTCACCTTCAGTGGCAACAGCCTGGACATCAAAGCCACCATGTCACCCATGGGCAAAGCCATCATGAAAGTGGAAGTGTGGGACAAGCTCTTCACTCCCATGGCACAGATGTCTTTCTGA